The Malus domestica chromosome 13, GDT2T_hap1 genome includes a window with the following:
- the LOC103407196 gene encoding uncharacterized protein, translated as MVSTRSTVQKLIPFDPEFEQHLRRKRREQNLQWVRPLQETFLQSDFDLHNKEKKAFVNPEAGLPLGDSLTAHSTNIPSCITYPAVEEGTAFEIKQHMLNILPTFHGLSSDDPNMHIAEFLMGCKNILVRGFSAESIKLRLFPYTLKDQARRWLLILPSGSITTWAQLSEKFLNKYYPASKTLDMRTQILSFAQKPNEEFHEAWERFKELIRKCPHSGINTTDQMHIFFRGLNMTTKTLVNASCGGSYKDKNAQEACLLFEKMAADTQQWAVEQPQSRSVFEMSNGSPYVTAQIEKMEKRLDAKFDMLLQRIPGSQVAVQQPLQAACNICSLTNHDFLSCPHKDAYPEFMAEQVNSFNNFQRPRYDPYSNFYNPGWRDHPNLKWDKDQHTRPQFQQQVQQHAAPKAAWEVAIEKLANTTSQEIQNLHESMKNMEKQIGQIALQVSERAPGTFPSQTVPNPRGREECNAIRTLRSGKSYNNKHENSIENSQAAEASPKTAERVYEPPMPYPERLRPKAKDQQLTDFMKTLSKVQINLPLIDAIKNIPSYAKFLKDVCTNKKKLVDFEKVILTEQCSAVLLHKLPPKKKDPGSFTISCTIGNCDFSSALIDLGASVNLMPYSVFKRLGEGELKPTSSIIQLADRSITYPRGVIEDVIVKVDNLYLPADFMVLDMDEDLTTPIILGRPFLATARTLIDVETGVFICLLN; from the coding sequence ATGgtcagcacccgttcaacagtgCAGAAATTGATTCCATTTGATCCAGAATTTGAGCAGCATTTAAGGAGGAAACGCAGGGAGCAAAATTTGCAGTGGGTTCGTCCTCTGCAGGAGACTTTTCTGCAATCAGACTTTGACCTgcacaacaaagaaaaaaaggcGTTTGTAAATCCAGAGGCAGGACTACCCCTAGGTGATTCACTGACTGCCCATTCCACAAATATACCCAGTTGCATTACATATCCGGCAGTGGAGGAAGGGACTGCATTTGAAATAAAACAGCACATGTTGAATATTCTACCTACGTTTCATGGGTTGTCATCTGATGATCCTAACATGCACATTGCAGAATTTTTAATGGGGTGCAAAAACATTTTGGTGAGGGGATTTTCAGCTGAATCTATTAAGCTGCGGTTATTTCCATACACTTTAAAAGATCAGGCAAGGAGATGGCTCCTCATACTCCCATCTGGAAGCATTACAACTTGGGCCCAACTCAGTGAAAAATTTTTAAACAAGTATTATCCGGCTTCTAAGACCCTTGACATGAGAACTCAGATTTTATCTTTcgcccaaaaaccaaatgaggAGTTTCATGAGGCGTGGGAGCGGTTCAAAGAGTTGATTAGAAAATGTCCGCATTCGGGTATTAACACTACTGatcaaatgcatatatttttcagAGGGTTGAATATGACTACAAAAACTCTTGTCAACGCATCTTGCGGAGGTTCGTACAAGGATAAAAATGCACAAGAggcttgtttgttatttgaaaaaatggcagCAGATACACAACAGTGGGCAGTTGAGCAGCCACAATCTAGGTCTGTTTTTGAGATGTCTAACGGTTCTCCGTATGTTAcagcacaaattgaaaaaatggagaaaaggctTGACGCAAAATTTGATATGTTATTACAGAGAATACCAGGTTCACAGGTTGCTGTACAGCAGCCCTTACAAGCTGCCTGCAACATTTGCAGTTTgacaaatcatgattttttgagCTGTCCACATAAAGATGCTTATCCGGAGTTTATGGCGGAGCAGGTTAATtcattcaataattttcaacgtCCCAGATATGACCCGTATTCAAATTTCTACAacccaggttggagagatcatcctaatTTAAAGTGGGACAAAGATCAACACACTAGGCCTCAATTTCAACAGCAGGTACAACAACATGCTGCACCTAAGGCTGCTTGGGAagttgcaattgaaaaattagCAAATACTACCAGTCAAGAAATCCAAAATCTGCATGAATCAatgaaaaatatggaaaaaCAAATTGGGCAAATTGCTTTGCAGGTTTCAGAAAGGGCACCAGGTACATTTCCTAGTCAAACAGTACCAAATCCAAGAGGACGAGAAGAGTGCAATGCTATACGGACTCTACGGTCTGGCAAAAGTTACAATaacaaacatgaaaattctATTGAGAATTCACAGGCTGCAGAAGCTTCCCCAAAAACTGCAGAACGTGTTTACGAGCCCCCTATGCCTTATCCAGAAAGGTTGAGACCTAAAGCTAAAGATCAACAGTTAACTGATTTTATGAAGACTTTGTCTAAGGTTCAGATTAATCTGCCGTTAATTGATGCCATCAAGAACATTCCGtcttatgccaagtttttgaaggatgtttgcacaaacaaaaagaagcttgttgattttgagaaagtaattcttACAGAACAATGCAGTGCGGTCTTATTACATAAATTGCCTCCAAAGAAAaaagatccagggagttttacTATCTCTTGCACCATTGGAAATTGTGATTTTAGtagtgctttaattgatttaggtgctagtGTGAACTtaatgccatattctgttttcaAACGTCTAGGTGAAGGGGAGCTGAAGCCAACCTCCAGTATTATTCAATTGGCTGACCGTTCAATTACCTACCCTAGAGgagtcattgaagatgttattgtGAAAGTTGACAATTTATATTTACCGGCTGATTTTATGGTGTTGGACATGGATGAGGATTTGACAacgcccattattttgggccgcCCATTTCTGGCAACAGCCCGGACTCTTATTGACGTTGAAACTGGAGTATTCATATGTCTACTAAATTGA